Within the Streptomyces vilmorinianum genome, the region GGAGCGGTGCGCGGCGGTGGTCTTCCTGTCGACGACCGGCCCCGTCCTGAGCGCGCCGGGCCGTTCGGCCTTCGAGGCGTACGTTCGCGCCGGCGGCGGCTTCCTCGCGATCCACGCGGCGGCCAACGCCGAACCGGACTGGCCCTTCTACGGCGACCTCCTCGGCACCCGCTTCGACGGTCACCCGGAGATCCAGCCGGGCGTGGTGTGCGTGGACACCCACGACCACCCGTCCACGGCCCCGCTGCCGGACCGGTGGGCCTGGACGGACGAGTGGTACAACTTCACGTCGAACCCCCGGGGGACCGGGGTGCGGGTGCTGGCCCGCGCGGACGAGTCGACCTACCGCGGCGGAACGCTGGGCGCCGACCACCCCCTGGCGTGGTGCCGGGAGGCCGACCGCGGCCGCGTCTTCTTCACGGCCCTGGGGCACGCGGCGGAGGCGTACGGGGACGAGACCTTCCGGGCGCACCTGTCCGGGGCGCTGCGGTGGGTGGCGGGCAGGGAGAACCTCTGACGGGACGGACCGCCGGACCGGGGCCACGCCGGCCCCCCCGTGGCCCCGTCACCCCACCGCACCGCCCCCGATTGCGGTGTGCCGCCCCGCGCGGGAGGGTTCCCGTGGGGCGGACGGCAGGAGGAGACGACATGGGCATCGCCACTGTGAACCCCGCGACCGGGGAGACACTGCGCACCTACGACGCCCACGGGCCCGAAGAGGTCGAGCGGCGCATCGCCACCGCCCACGAGACCTTCCGGCAGTACCGCACCACCTCCTTCGCCGAACGCGCCCGTCTCATGCGCCGCGCCGCCGACCTCCTCGACGAGGACGCCGAGGACATCGCCCGCACGATGACCACCGAGATGGGCAAGCCGATCGCGGCCGCCCGTGCCGAGGCCGCCAAGTGCGCCAAGGCCATGCGCTGGTACGCCGATCACGCCGAGGAGCTCCTCGCCGACGAGCACCCCGCCGAGGCCGACGTCCAGGACTCCGGCGCCGACGCCGTCCGGGTCCAGTACCGCCCCCTCGGCCCGATCCTCGCCGTCATGCCCTGGAACTTCCCGCTCTGGCAGGTCATCCGGTTTGCCGCGCCCGCCCTCATGGCCGGCAACACCGGCCTGCTCAAGCACGCCTCCAACGTGCCCAGGACCGCCCTCTACCTCAGCGACCTCTTCCGCCGCGCCGGGTTCCCCGAAGGCTGCTTCCAGACCCTGCTCATCGGCTCCGGCGCCGTCGAGGCGGTCCTGCGCGACCGCCGGGTCGCCGCCGCCACACTGACCGGCAGCGAGCCCGCCGGCCGCTCGGTCGCCGCCATCGCGGGCGACGAGATCAAGAAGACGGTCATGGAGCTCGGCGGCAGCGACCCGTACATCGTCATGCCCTCCGCCGACGTCCCGCGGGCCGTCAAGACCGCCGTCACCGCGCGCGTCCAGAACAACGGCCAGTCCTGCATCGCGGCCAAGCGGTTCATCATCCACGCCGACGTCTACGACGACTTCGCCGAACGCTTCACCGCCGCCATGAACGCCCTGACCGTCGGCGACCCCCTCGACGACTCCACCGACATCGGCCCGCTCGCCACCGAGCAGGGCCGCGCCGACCTCGAGGAACTCGTCGACGACGCCGTGCGCAAGGGCGCCACGGTCCTGTGCGGCGCGGCCCGCCCCGAGGACCGGCCGCGCGGCTGGTACTACCGGCCGACCGTGCTCACCGGCATCACCCCCGAGATGCGCATCCACCAGGAGGAGGCCTTCGGCCCGGTCGCCACCCTCTACCCGGTGACCGACATCGAGGAGGCCGTGGCCGTCGCCAACGACTCGCCCTTCGGGCTCAGTTCGAACGTCTGGACCCGTAACGACGAGGACATCGCCTTCTTCGTACGGGACCTGGAGGCCGGTGGCGTCTTCGTCAACGGGATGACGGCCTCCCACCCGGCCCTCCCGTTCGGCGGCGTGAAGCGCTCCGGCTACGGTCGCGAGCTCTCCGGCCACGGCATCCGCGAG harbors:
- a CDS encoding ThuA domain-containing protein — encoded protein: MPIADVLIYTRTAGYRHDSIPTGAAALAELAASAGLVAETTEDPAVFTAERLERCAAVVFLSTTGPVLSAPGRSAFEAYVRAGGGFLAIHAAANAEPDWPFYGDLLGTRFDGHPEIQPGVVCVDTHDHPSTAPLPDRWAWTDEWYNFTSNPRGTGVRVLARADESTYRGGTLGADHPLAWCREADRGRVFFTALGHAAEAYGDETFRAHLSGALRWVAGRENL
- a CDS encoding NADP-dependent succinic semialdehyde dehydrogenase, with protein sequence MGIATVNPATGETLRTYDAHGPEEVERRIATAHETFRQYRTTSFAERARLMRRAADLLDEDAEDIARTMTTEMGKPIAAARAEAAKCAKAMRWYADHAEELLADEHPAEADVQDSGADAVRVQYRPLGPILAVMPWNFPLWQVIRFAAPALMAGNTGLLKHASNVPRTALYLSDLFRRAGFPEGCFQTLLIGSGAVEAVLRDRRVAAATLTGSEPAGRSVAAIAGDEIKKTVMELGGSDPYIVMPSADVPRAVKTAVTARVQNNGQSCIAAKRFIIHADVYDDFAERFTAAMNALTVGDPLDDSTDIGPLATEQGRADLEELVDDAVRKGATVLCGAARPEDRPRGWYYRPTVLTGITPEMRIHQEEAFGPVATLYPVTDIEEAVAVANDSPFGLSSNVWTRNDEDIAFFVRDLEAGGVFVNGMTASHPALPFGGVKRSGYGRELSGHGIREFCNATTVWQRS